AATATCTTGGAGGAACACCGGGCATCATCAGCATTTTGCACACCAACGGACAAGACTTAACTTTTCATCCGCACATACATTGCATCGTGAGTGGTGGTGGCATAGATAAAGAGGGCCGATGGCAAAAAGAGAAACGCAGGACCGGTAACTTTCTTTTTCCCAGAAGAGCGATGGAAAAGATTTTCAAGGGCTATTTCTTAGAAAAACTGTTAGCATTAAAATTCAATCATCAACTGAATATTGAAGATGAAAAAATGTTTGAGAAAACAATGGGAGAATTGCAGTTCATCAAGTGGAATGTATATGCCAAACGTCCTTTTGGCGGGACACAACAGGTGTTGGAATACTTAGGCAGATATACGCATAAGGTTGCTATTACTACGCATCGGATAATGGCAATAACCGACACAACCATCACATTCAAATACAAAGACTACCAAGATGACAACAAACAAAAGTTGATGACCTTGAGCCATGAAGAATTTTTGCGCAGGTTTGAGCAACACATACTGCCCAAAGGTTTTGTGAAGATACGGCACAGTGGGTTTTTATCCCATCAGAACAAAACAGAGCGTTTAAAATCTATTTGCAGGCAATTAAAAATAGCAGAGCCACCACTAAAAGTAAAACTACCCGTAACCACTTTAGCAGCGATGAAGTACGGTGTGGATATTACGCAGTGTAGTGTTTGTAAAACTGGAACCTTAGAATTACAGGCAATCTATATCAACATAGCACGGCAGGGTGTACAGTTAGTAAATGTAGCGCTGTTGCACAACAAAGGCTCTCCACAAAAGATACAAAAACCTGTTAAACAAATGCGATGACAACAACAAACATAATGACAGCATCTAAAATCCTAAGTATCTTGGGTAGGGGAAGTTGTGTGTTTAAGCAAACCCAATCATCC
Above is a window of Bacteroidia bacterium DNA encoding:
- a CDS encoding IS91 family transposase; translated protein: MEQAEIKQRLQTRIFAHHSGQQFNPYSQSVLKKLSDCHTLRLGMHVYRCNTCSHQHHQYHSCGNRHCPNCGGLKREQWLHDRMSELLPTTYFHIVFTLPQQLRSLAMGNRKAVLNLLFEASNYTLRKLGSDEKYLGGTPGIISILHTNGQDLTFHPHIHCIVSGGGIDKEGRWQKEKRRTGNFLFPRRAMEKIFKGYFLEKLLALKFNHQLNIEDEKMFEKTMGELQFIKWNVYAKRPFGGTQQVLEYLGRYTHKVAITTHRIMAITDTTITFKYKDYQDDNKQKLMTLSHEEFLRRFEQHILPKGFVKIRHSGFLSHQNKTERLKSICRQLKIAEPPLKVKLPVTTLAAMKYGVDITQCSVCKTGTLELQAIYINIARQGVQLVNVALLHNKGSPQKIQKPVKQMR